One Candidatus Binatia bacterium genomic region harbors:
- a CDS encoding type 1 glutamine amidotransferase domain-containing protein: MKKLFAGLAIGLGVVGVFVLLLPQILHTLGMHPEYTGPSFDLPGKRALVITTSHDVLAAPGETEGPPTGVVASEMTHPYYVFLDGGMQVDVASIDGGKIPVAPNSLSRTSSTPETRRFQKDSIFQAKVENSIKIDDLDFGDYDIIFLAGGWGAAYDLGYSPVLAEKISSAYYAEGKPVIGGVCHGVLGLIKAKDRDGNLLIAGRRMTGVSDKQIQELNIEITPQHPETELRKAGARYESRSAFRDVFATHTVVDEERRFVTGQNQNSSSETAHQMMQVLAERPAT; encoded by the coding sequence ATGAAAAAACTCTTTGCAGGGCTGGCGATTGGACTTGGGGTGGTCGGTGTTTTTGTCCTCCTCCTCCCACAAATTCTGCATACGTTGGGCATGCATCCGGAGTATACGGGCCCCAGCTTCGACCTGCCGGGGAAACGCGCCCTGGTGATTACCACCAGTCATGATGTTCTTGCCGCACCGGGCGAAACCGAGGGTCCACCCACAGGAGTTGTAGCCTCTGAAATGACCCACCCCTATTACGTTTTTCTTGATGGTGGAATGCAGGTGGATGTGGCGAGCATCGACGGCGGCAAGATCCCGGTTGCCCCGAATTCCCTTTCGCGGACGTCGTCTACGCCCGAGACCAGACGGTTCCAGAAGGACTCCATCTTTCAGGCCAAGGTCGAGAATTCGATCAAGATCGACGATCTTGATTTCGGCGACTACGATATCATTTTCCTTGCCGGAGGATGGGGGGCGGCCTACGACCTCGGCTATTCCCCGGTGCTGGCGGAGAAGATCAGCAGTGCCTACTACGCCGAAGGCAAGCCGGTGATCGGCGGCGTTTGTCACGGGGTGCTGGGCTTGATCAAGGCGAAAGACCGCGATGGTAATTTGTTGATCGCGGGTCGTCGCATGACCGGGGTCAGCGACAAGCAGATCCAGGAACTCAACATTGAAATTACCCCGCAGCACCCGGAAACAGAATTGCGCAAGGCCGGTGCTCGATACGAAAGCCGCAGCGCGTTTCGCGATGTCTTTGCCACGCACACGGTTGTGGATGAGGAACGCCGTTTCGTGACGGGACAAAACCAGAACTCCAGCAGTGAAACCGCGCATCAGATGATGCAGGTCCTTGCCGAAAGGCCGGCGACTTGA